A genomic window from Candidatus Binatia bacterium includes:
- a CDS encoding 2Fe-2S iron-sulfur cluster-binding protein: protein MKHKVTFLPKNVTVEVDAAEFPYGDHGKPGSLLDIAIENGITLEHNCGGNCACTTCHVIVREGEANLSEMQEDEEDKLDQAPGLTPYSRLGCQCVVEGDVTVEIPEF, encoded by the coding sequence ATGAAACATAAAGTGACATTCCTGCCGAAGAACGTGACCGTCGAGGTCGACGCCGCGGAGTTTCCCTACGGCGACCATGGCAAGCCGGGATCACTCCTCGACATCGCCATCGAGAACGGCATCACACTGGAGCACAATTGCGGCGGCAACTGCGCCTGCACGACGTGCCACGTGATCGTTCGCGAGGGCGAAGCGAATCTCTCCGAGATGCAAGAGGACGAAGAGGACAAGCTAGACCAGGCACCGGGCCTGACGCCGTACTCCCGCCTGGGCTGCCAGTGCGTCGTCGAGGGCGACGTCACCGTCGAGATCCCCGAATTCTAG
- a CDS encoding Rrf2 family transcriptional regulator produces MALMQVSRRVDYALRATIYLARQEPGRAASVSEISSTEAIPKKFLEKIIQDLIHAGLVNSRRGAHGGCFLVRPPEEISFKEVMEAVEGPIALNVCVGVPHACSVSTTCGMQHIWAEGQRRLIDYFAATKLSELLGAPGLPIVTQDEPPAAQSDSIG; encoded by the coding sequence ATGGCTCTGATGCAGGTGAGCCGGCGGGTGGATTACGCCCTCCGTGCGACGATCTACCTGGCCCGTCAGGAGCCTGGCCGGGCCGCGTCGGTCAGTGAGATCTCGTCGACAGAGGCGATCCCGAAGAAGTTCCTAGAGAAGATCATACAGGACCTCATCCACGCCGGCCTGGTGAACTCGCGACGCGGCGCACACGGCGGGTGCTTCCTGGTACGCCCGCCCGAGGAAATCTCCTTCAAGGAGGTCATGGAGGCCGTAGAAGGCCCCATCGCGCTCAACGTCTGCGTGGGCGTCCCCCACGCGTGCTCGGTCAGCACGACGTGCGGCATGCAGCACATCTGGGCCGAAGGTCAGCGACGTCTGATCGACTATTTCGCCGCTACGAAGCTGTCCGAGCTTCTGGGCGCGCCGGGCTTACCGATCGTCACTCAGGACGAGCCCCCCGCCGCTCAGAGCGATTCGATCGGCTGA
- a CDS encoding glycosyltransferase family 39 protein — protein MSRPAVRHPGAILAGIVFAALALRAVVLWQRGPSGLWFGDAASYLEVATTLCREGRYPWTSNLPLFRAPGLPGFIAIASGCRPESIAWVKSAIVLLDGGSVVLTYLVARGLRFEARAGLVAAGLVAVHPILVLVSTGVTSEPLATFLISGWLAAMLWGARDARRLRPALWLVAGIAAGLAALTRPAALLCLPLGLVAAVLLGGARAPRMGARAGFLVLGALLTLWPWTLVASEASGGFVLITDGGGHNLWRGMHPELARAVAADPIVARAVAVRFEQETSPRVAAEVASRADTLQGQSAEWRRLALENLRADPALAAGYVVRKARVYWRPWPSRSAVPPWVVLACAVLLVPLLLAGFLGLWQLSRRRPAVSAFLALCLLAPWLAQLPFEAAVRFRLPFNEVILCVLAAGVACSAVNRESDS, from the coding sequence GTGAGTCGCCCGGCCGTGCGCCATCCAGGGGCGATCCTGGCCGGCATCGTCTTCGCTGCGTTGGCTCTCCGGGCGGTCGTGCTCTGGCAACGGGGGCCCTCGGGGCTCTGGTTCGGAGATGCGGCGAGTTACCTCGAGGTCGCGACCACGCTGTGCAGAGAGGGTCGCTATCCGTGGACGAGCAACTTGCCCTTGTTCCGGGCCCCGGGGCTACCGGGCTTCATCGCAATCGCCAGTGGATGTCGTCCCGAGTCGATCGCCTGGGTGAAGAGCGCGATCGTGTTGCTTGACGGAGGTTCCGTCGTGCTGACCTATCTCGTCGCCCGGGGACTCCGATTCGAGGCTCGCGCAGGCCTTGTGGCTGCAGGTCTGGTCGCGGTTCACCCGATTCTGGTTCTGGTGAGCACCGGAGTGACGAGCGAGCCGCTCGCTACGTTTCTCATCAGCGGTTGGCTCGCCGCGATGCTCTGGGGTGCTCGTGATGCTCGGCGGTTACGCCCGGCGCTCTGGTTGGTTGCGGGGATCGCCGCCGGCCTGGCTGCGTTGACGCGTCCGGCAGCGCTCTTGTGCCTTCCGTTGGGCCTCGTCGCGGCCGTCTTGTTGGGCGGCGCTCGCGCCCCGCGGATGGGCGCGAGGGCGGGCTTTCTCGTTCTGGGTGCTCTGCTGACCTTGTGGCCGTGGACCCTGGTCGCGTCGGAGGCTTCCGGAGGGTTCGTGCTCATCACCGACGGGGGCGGCCACAATCTGTGGCGGGGGATGCACCCCGAGCTCGCCCGAGCGGTGGCCGCGGACCCGATCGTTGCACGGGCGGTTGCGGTGCGGTTCGAGCAGGAGACCTCGCCTCGCGTCGCCGCCGAAGTTGCGAGCCGCGCGGACACGCTCCAGGGTCAGAGTGCGGAGTGGCGCCGGTTGGCCCTCGAGAACCTGCGCGCGGATCCGGCGTTGGCCGCCGGGTACGTCGTCCGCAAGGCGCGGGTTTACTGGAGACCGTGGCCGTCGCGCAGCGCCGTGCCCCCATGGGTGGTGTTGGCGTGCGCGGTGCTCCTCGTGCCATTGCTGCTGGCGGGTTTTCTGGGGCTATGGCAGCTGTCGCGGCGGCGCCCGGCCGTGAGTGCCTTCCTCGCACTTTGCCTCCTGGCTCCGTGGCTCGCGCAGCTTCCGTTTGAGGCGGCGGTTCGCTTTCGCCTCCCCTTCAACGAGGTGATCCTCTGCGTTCTGGCCGCTGGGGTCGCGTGTTCCGCCGTGAATCGCGAGAGCGATTCGTAG
- a CDS encoding ABC transporter permease produces MLLESFLAAGLLLATPILLAALGELLVERTGVLNIGVEGMMLTGAFVGAVAADASGSAGIGALAGGFAGVAVASIFAWAAIVRGTDQIIVGAAINLLALGGTGAVYRALYGTTGGALVLPTLPGVPVPGLVAIPGVGSVFAQQNGLVYLALLLVPVLAFLFRRTGLGLRLRAMGDHPQAAASLGFSVRRYKIGALLCAGALSGLAGVTLTLAATNTFVEGVTAGRGFVALAVVVFGRWSPWGVLAGALLFGLVSALQFQLQAADVAVPHQLALMLPYLVTLLVLVMVRGRAVAPLALGSAEDAR; encoded by the coding sequence ATGCTGCTTGAGAGTTTCTTGGCAGCGGGGCTCTTGCTTGCGACGCCGATTCTTCTGGCGGCTCTCGGTGAGTTGTTGGTCGAGCGCACAGGCGTCCTCAACATCGGCGTCGAAGGGATGATGTTGACGGGGGCGTTCGTCGGGGCCGTTGCCGCGGACGCATCGGGCAGCGCCGGGATCGGCGCTCTGGCGGGAGGGTTTGCCGGCGTTGCCGTTGCCTCGATTTTCGCCTGGGCTGCGATCGTGCGGGGAACCGATCAGATCATCGTGGGGGCGGCGATCAACCTGCTCGCGCTCGGTGGAACCGGCGCTGTGTATCGCGCACTTTACGGGACGACCGGCGGGGCGTTGGTCCTGCCGACGTTGCCCGGGGTGCCGGTTCCAGGGCTGGTGGCGATCCCCGGCGTCGGATCGGTGTTCGCGCAGCAGAACGGGCTCGTCTACCTTGCGCTCCTTCTGGTTCCGGTGCTGGCGTTCCTCTTCCGGCGCACCGGCCTCGGCCTACGCCTCCGCGCGATGGGGGATCATCCACAGGCGGCTGCGAGCCTCGGCTTCTCGGTGCGGCGGTACAAGATCGGCGCGCTGCTCTGCGCGGGTGCACTGAGCGGACTCGCCGGGGTGACGTTGACGCTCGCGGCGACGAACACGTTCGTCGAGGGCGTGACCGCGGGGCGTGGCTTCGTCGCCTTGGCCGTCGTCGTCTTCGGCCGCTGGTCCCCGTGGGGCGTTCTCGCGGGGGCCCTTCTCTTTGGGCTGGTCAGCGCCCTGCAGTTTCAATTGCAGGCGGCCGACGTCGCGGTGCCGCATCAACTCGCGCTGATGTTGCCGTACCTCGTGACTCTGCTCGTGCTCGTGATGGTTCGCGGACGCGCCGTGGCGCCACTGGCACTGGGTTCGGCGGAGGATGCGCGGTGA
- a CDS encoding ABC transporter permease, producing the protein MNSTGVPRWMRAAAPAGAAVALALVLTGLMAAVVGASPLQAIGALISGSVGSGGSLAATLLGTSPLLLTGLAVMLAFRSGVFNIGAEGQLLVGALVATAVATRTGSWTGQAVLVLVSGAVAGALWAAMAAFLRERRGVSEVITTILLNFVALYLVSYAVNGPLKEQSGAYPQSDPFPVTAELWRLVPGSRLHVGLLIGLVAVVVVGALLSRTSLGLRLRSSGLNPSAARVAGFPVGRDLFLAFAASGALAGLAGAIEVAGVTGRLYERMSPGYGYTAIAIALLGGLRSGGVLLAALFFAALGTGASAMERSAGISAVLAVAIQGATLLAVAVISRTSWTGLASAPPLADSESRDAA; encoded by the coding sequence ATGAACTCGACCGGCGTTCCGAGATGGATGCGCGCTGCGGCGCCGGCTGGGGCTGCGGTGGCGCTCGCGCTCGTTCTCACCGGGCTGATGGCTGCGGTCGTGGGTGCGAGCCCGCTTCAGGCGATCGGGGCACTGATTTCCGGCAGCGTCGGGTCGGGGGGCAGCCTTGCTGCAACCCTGCTTGGAACGAGTCCGCTACTTCTGACCGGCCTCGCCGTGATGCTCGCCTTCCGCAGCGGTGTGTTCAACATCGGAGCGGAAGGACAGCTTCTGGTCGGTGCTCTCGTGGCGACGGCGGTAGCGACTCGAACGGGTTCCTGGACGGGGCAGGCGGTGCTGGTTCTCGTGTCGGGCGCCGTTGCCGGTGCCCTCTGGGCGGCGATGGCGGCCTTCCTGCGCGAGCGACGCGGCGTGAGCGAGGTCATCACGACGATCCTGCTGAACTTCGTCGCGCTCTACCTCGTGTCCTACGCGGTGAACGGGCCTCTCAAGGAGCAGTCGGGTGCGTATCCGCAGTCCGACCCGTTCCCGGTGACCGCCGAACTGTGGCGCCTGGTGCCGGGATCCCGCCTCCACGTCGGGTTGCTCATCGGATTGGTCGCGGTGGTCGTGGTGGGCGCCCTCCTCTCACGAACCTCGCTCGGTCTTCGGCTGCGAAGCTCCGGGCTCAATCCGAGCGCGGCACGCGTGGCGGGCTTCCCGGTCGGGCGCGACCTGTTCCTGGCATTCGCGGCCTCGGGAGCCCTCGCCGGCCTCGCCGGCGCGATCGAGGTGGCTGGGGTGACCGGACGCCTGTACGAACGCATGTCGCCGGGATACGGTTACACCGCCATCGCGATCGCGCTCTTGGGTGGATTGCGATCGGGAGGCGTTCTCCTGGCCGCGCTCTTCTTTGCGGCCCTCGGGACGGGCGCGTCGGCGATGGAGCGCAGTGCCGGAATCTCCGCCGTTCTGGCTGTAGCCATCCAAGGCGCGACCCTTCTTGCCGTCGCGGTGATCAGTAGGACCTCCTGGACGGGCCTCGCGTCGGCGCCTCCGCTGGCGGACTCGGAGTCACGCGATGCTGCTTGA
- a CDS encoding ABC transporter ATP-binding protein, with protein sequence MSDRILEATAIGKRFGDVAALDGVSLTCRAGEIHALLGENGAGKSTLMHVVCGLLGPDEGELRLRENVVRWRSADEARTAGIGMVHQHFMLVPTMTISENLALARRAFGVLDRAALGQEVRALAEQRGIEVGDPDRRIDELSVGEQQRVEILKALVEVPSLLILDEPTAVLTPSEVDDLFSMLRDLAQQGTAITIVTHKLAEVFAIADRVSVLRQGKLVQTGAASDFDGDSLARLMVGDRTSAKELAKVEPRPGEVRLKARALTWSAVDGRNALADVHLSVRSGEVVVIAGVDGNGQQELLDALVGIRAPELTGDVSIDGVPIGSPADARNAGLAAVPGDRRRDGMVGEMALWENLLLGLAPLRRAAPKGWMSPGREAASARELLRSFSVQPAAPEISAAALSGGNQQRLVLAREISREDLAVVVAANPTRGLDLVATRSIHGRLRALAVAGTAVLVLSTDLDEVEAIADRVFVLYRGRVRAVPGGAADRVVIGRLMAGLEEAA encoded by the coding sequence GTGAGCGACCGAATCCTGGAGGCGACGGCGATCGGGAAGCGTTTTGGGGATGTCGCCGCCCTCGACGGCGTCAGCCTGACGTGTCGTGCGGGAGAGATCCACGCTCTTCTGGGTGAGAACGGGGCGGGGAAGTCGACGCTGATGCACGTCGTGTGTGGCCTTCTCGGACCGGATGAGGGCGAGCTCCGGCTGCGCGAAAACGTCGTGCGGTGGCGTTCGGCCGATGAGGCGCGCACGGCCGGGATCGGGATGGTGCACCAGCACTTCATGCTCGTGCCGACGATGACGATCTCGGAGAACCTGGCCCTCGCGCGCCGCGCGTTCGGCGTTTTGGACCGGGCGGCACTCGGTCAAGAGGTGCGGGCACTCGCGGAGCAGCGCGGAATCGAAGTGGGAGACCCTGACCGCCGCATCGACGAGCTGTCGGTTGGCGAGCAGCAGCGGGTGGAGATCCTGAAGGCACTGGTCGAAGTTCCATCCCTCCTGATCCTGGACGAGCCCACTGCGGTTCTGACGCCGTCCGAAGTCGACGATCTCTTCTCGATGCTCCGGGATCTGGCGCAGCAGGGGACGGCGATCACGATCGTTACCCACAAGCTGGCCGAGGTGTTCGCAATCGCCGATCGGGTGAGCGTCCTGCGTCAGGGGAAGCTCGTGCAGACCGGTGCCGCGTCCGACTTCGATGGCGACTCGCTCGCGCGGCTCATGGTGGGCGATCGCACGTCGGCGAAGGAACTCGCGAAGGTTGAGCCGCGCCCGGGGGAGGTTCGGCTAAAAGCACGCGCTCTGACCTGGTCCGCCGTCGACGGGCGGAACGCTCTGGCCGACGTCCACCTCTCGGTTCGGAGCGGCGAGGTCGTCGTCATCGCTGGCGTGGATGGGAACGGTCAGCAGGAGCTGCTGGATGCCCTCGTCGGCATTCGGGCTCCGGAGCTCACGGGGGACGTTTCCATCGATGGTGTGCCGATCGGGAGCCCGGCCGACGCGCGCAACGCCGGGTTGGCCGCGGTGCCTGGTGATCGAAGGCGCGACGGAATGGTCGGGGAGATGGCGCTGTGGGAGAATCTACTTCTCGGTCTCGCCCCGCTGCGACGGGCCGCGCCGAAGGGCTGGATGTCTCCCGGGCGCGAGGCGGCATCTGCGCGCGAGCTCCTCCGTTCGTTCTCGGTACAGCCGGCGGCCCCCGAGATTTCCGCGGCGGCTCTATCGGGTGGAAACCAACAACGGCTGGTCCTCGCGCGGGAGATCTCTCGCGAGGATCTCGCTGTCGTCGTGGCGGCGAATCCGACGCGCGGTCTGGATCTCGTCGCGACGCGTTCGATCCACGGGAGGCTACGCGCACTTGCCGTGGCCGGGACCGCGGTTCTCGTACTGTCGACGGATCTCGACGAGGTCGAGGCGATCGCGGATCGAGTGTTCGTCCTGTACCGCGGTCGCGTCAGGGCGGTTCCGGGTGGCGCAGCGGATCGCGTCGTCATCGGGCGGTTGATGGCCGGCCTGGAAGAGGCCGCATGA
- a CDS encoding CCA tRNA nucleotidyltransferase has translation MPPTLKQESERVVERLRGAGFEALFAGGCVRDLELGFPPEDYDVATSALASQVEALFPRTVGVGRQFGVIKVLGEAGDTEVATFRSDGVYVDHRRPSEVRFSDARGDAERRDFTINGMFLDPETGEITDYVGGRADLEAKRIRAIGDPDARFGEDRLRLLRAIRFAARFGFRIEEATWQSIVAHASTIRDIAWERIGDEIVKILRDGAARRGFELLAECGLLEAVLPEIAAMRGVEQSPDHHPEGDVFVHTLLCIDKLDPAQHDSALALAVLLHDVAKPHTFEKGDDGRIRFFGHCEQGAELSRVICRRLRQSGETSDRVAWLIANHLRHMQAPDMRVATLKRFLGEPWIASLLELIRIDVSSGSGNLTTWQYCVDQLAALPVEEIRPEPLLRGQDLIELGFAPGPDFKRILDAAFDAQLEGEFATTAAARTWVAAHHRVPRETDS, from the coding sequence GTGCCACCGACTCTCAAACAAGAATCCGAGCGCGTCGTGGAGCGCCTGCGGGGAGCCGGCTTCGAGGCCCTCTTTGCCGGCGGCTGCGTCCGTGATCTCGAGCTGGGCTTTCCGCCTGAGGACTACGACGTCGCGACCTCGGCTCTGGCGAGCCAGGTCGAGGCGCTCTTCCCCCGTACCGTCGGGGTCGGGAGACAGTTCGGTGTCATCAAGGTGCTGGGCGAAGCCGGGGATACCGAGGTCGCCACGTTCCGTAGCGACGGTGTGTACGTGGATCATCGCCGCCCGTCCGAAGTCCGCTTCTCCGATGCGCGCGGCGACGCCGAGAGGCGCGATTTCACGATCAATGGGATGTTCCTCGACCCCGAGACCGGAGAGATCACCGACTACGTCGGGGGGCGCGCGGACCTCGAGGCGAAGCGCATCCGGGCGATCGGAGATCCCGATGCTCGGTTCGGCGAAGATCGCCTTCGGTTGCTGCGGGCGATCCGTTTCGCGGCCCGCTTCGGATTCCGGATCGAAGAGGCGACCTGGCAGAGCATCGTCGCTCATGCGTCGACGATCCGGGACATCGCCTGGGAGCGCATCGGTGACGAGATCGTGAAAATCCTGCGAGACGGGGCCGCCCGCCGTGGTTTCGAACTCCTCGCAGAGTGCGGGCTTCTCGAAGCGGTGCTGCCCGAAATCGCGGCGATGCGCGGGGTCGAGCAGTCGCCCGATCACCACCCCGAGGGCGATGTCTTCGTTCACACTCTGCTCTGTATCGACAAGCTCGATCCGGCCCAACACGACTCGGCGCTCGCCCTGGCCGTGCTGCTCCACGACGTGGCGAAGCCCCACACGTTCGAGAAGGGCGACGACGGCCGGATTCGCTTCTTCGGTCACTGTGAACAGGGCGCGGAGTTGTCCCGCGTGATCTGTAGGCGACTTCGGCAAAGCGGTGAGACCAGCGATCGGGTGGCGTGGCTCATCGCGAACCACCTGCGTCACATGCAGGCCCCCGACATGCGCGTGGCAACCTTGAAGCGGTTCCTCGGCGAGCCCTGGATCGCCTCCTTGCTCGAGTTGATCCGGATCGACGTCTCGTCGGGTTCCGGAAACCTCACCACGTGGCAGTACTGTGTCGATCAGCTCGCTGCTCTCCCCGTGGAAGAGATTCGTCCGGAGCCTCTCCTGCGAGGCCAGGACCTTATCGAGCTCGGCTTCGCGCCAGGGCCCGACTTCAAGCGAATCCTGGATGCAGCGTTCGACGCTCAGCTCGAAGGTGAGTTCGCGACCACCGCCGCGGCTCGAACGTGGGTCGCGGCACACCACCGGGTGCCGAGAGAGACGGATTCGTGA